The proteins below are encoded in one region of Chrysemys picta bellii isolate R12L10 chromosome 4, ASM1138683v2, whole genome shotgun sequence:
- the DEGS2 gene encoding sphingolipid delta(4)-desaturase/C4-monooxygenase DES2 isoform X2 has product MGNRVTRGDFEWVYTEQPHTQRRREILAKYPTIKSLMGPDPHLKWIVSGMVLTQLLACYLVKALSWKWIFFWAYAFGGCINHSMALAIHDISHNVAFGNKQAKWNRWFAVFANLPFGLPYSASFKKYHIDHHRYLGGDTLDVDVPTDFEGWFFCTPFRKFIWLILQPFFYSLRPLYVNPKAVTQMEIFNALVQFSIDFIIYYLWGLKPVVYLIAGTLLCMGLHPIAGHFIAEHYMFLKGYETYSYYGPLNWITFNAGYHMEHHDFPSIPGCKLPMMAHSECPKQHVCHWKNMHQCDPRISE; this is encoded by the exons ATGGGTAACAGGGTCACCCGCGGGGACTTCGAGTGGGTTTACACGGAGCAGCCCCACACTCAGCGGCGGCGGGAGATCCTAG CCAAATATCCAACAATTAAATCTTTAATGGGACCAGATCCCCACTTAAAATGGATTGTGTCTGGAATGGTGTTGACACAGCTTCTAGCCTGCTACTTGGTGAAAGCTTTATCTTGGAAATGGATTTTCTTCTGGGCTTATGCTTTTGGGGGCTGCATCAATCACTCAATGGCGCTAGCGATCCATGATATTTCACACAATGTTGCCTTTGGTAACAAGCAGGCTAAGTGGAATAGATGGTTTGCAGTCTTTGCCAACCTGCCATTTGGACTTCCTTACTCCGCCTCCTTCAAGAAATACCACATCGACCATCATCGATACCTTGGTGGAGACACTTTGGATGTGGATGTTCCAACTGACTTCGAAGGCTGGTTCTTTTGCACTCCATTTCGGAAATTTATTTGGCTCATCCTCCAACCATTCTTCTATAGCCTGAGACCTCTTTACGTGAACCCCAAAGCAGTTACTCAGATGGAAATATTTAATGCCCTGGTACAATTCTCTATTGATTTTATAATCTACTACTTATGGGGCCTGAAGCCTGTTGTTTATTTAATAGCAGGCACATTACTTTGCATGGGTTTGCATCCTATTGCCGGGCACTTCATAGCAGAACATTACATGTTCTTAAAAGGCTACGAAACCTATTCTTATTATGGACCTCTCAACTGGATCACCTTTAATGCAGGCTACCACATGGAGCACCATGATTTCCCCAGCATTCCTGGATGCAAGCTGCCAATG ATGGCTCATTCAGAATGTCCCAAGCAACATGTTTGCCATTGGAAAAACATGCATCAGTGTGACCCTCGGATCTCTGAATAG
- the DEGS2 gene encoding sphingolipid delta(4)-desaturase/C4-monooxygenase DES2 isoform X3 yields MGNRVTRGDFEWVYTEQPHTQRRREILAKYPTIKSLMGPDPHLKWIVSGMVLTQLLACYLVKALSWKWIFFWAYAFGGCINHSMALAIHDISHNVAFGNKQAKWNRWFAVFANLPFGLPYSASFKKYHIDHHRYLGGDTLDVDVPTDFEGWFFCTPFRKFIWLILQPFFYSLRPLYVNPKAVTQMEIFNALVQFSIDFIIYYLWGLKPVVYLIAGTLLCMGLHPIAGHFIAEHYMFLKGYETYSYYGPLNWITFNAGYHMEHHDFPSIPGCKLPMQAPDPPGASLSKGSG; encoded by the exons ATGGGTAACAGGGTCACCCGCGGGGACTTCGAGTGGGTTTACACGGAGCAGCCCCACACTCAGCGGCGGCGGGAGATCCTAG CCAAATATCCAACAATTAAATCTTTAATGGGACCAGATCCCCACTTAAAATGGATTGTGTCTGGAATGGTGTTGACACAGCTTCTAGCCTGCTACTTGGTGAAAGCTTTATCTTGGAAATGGATTTTCTTCTGGGCTTATGCTTTTGGGGGCTGCATCAATCACTCAATGGCGCTAGCGATCCATGATATTTCACACAATGTTGCCTTTGGTAACAAGCAGGCTAAGTGGAATAGATGGTTTGCAGTCTTTGCCAACCTGCCATTTGGACTTCCTTACTCCGCCTCCTTCAAGAAATACCACATCGACCATCATCGATACCTTGGTGGAGACACTTTGGATGTGGATGTTCCAACTGACTTCGAAGGCTGGTTCTTTTGCACTCCATTTCGGAAATTTATTTGGCTCATCCTCCAACCATTCTTCTATAGCCTGAGACCTCTTTACGTGAACCCCAAAGCAGTTACTCAGATGGAAATATTTAATGCCCTGGTACAATTCTCTATTGATTTTATAATCTACTACTTATGGGGCCTGAAGCCTGTTGTTTATTTAATAGCAGGCACATTACTTTGCATGGGTTTGCATCCTATTGCCGGGCACTTCATAGCAGAACATTACATGTTCTTAAAAGGCTACGAAACCTATTCTTATTATGGACCTCTCAACTGGATCACCTTTAATGCAGGCTACCACATGGAGCACCATGATTTCCCCAGCATTCCTGGATGCAAGCTGCCAATG CAAGCACCTGACCCACCTGGAGCATCCTTGTCGAAAGGCAGTGGCTAG